In bacterium, the DNA window CGACAGGTTCCGTGATAGTCATACAGCCGCACCGCTCGGGAAGGGTCAAGGAACTGCAGAACCAGAGCAACCTGTATACCCTGGTGCTCCGGGGAAATCCCAAAACGGGCCGTATCGACAGGAAAGAAATAATTAACTGCATATCCGAATCAATAAATCCCTACGTTGATTATAAGAGTTTTTCAGAGCTTTATAAGAGAGACGATCTGCGTTTCATAATCTCGGACGATAAATCGGATAAATGCCATGCCGAACCCAACGAGCAGATTACTGCGAAACCGCCGGAAAATATTGCCGGTAAAATAGCGTTATTCCTTTTTAAGAGGTTTAAGCATTTTAAAGGGAATAGCGATAAGGGAATGATATTGCTTCCATGCGAAAATACCTGCGACAACGGGGAATTGTTGAAAAACGCGGTCATTAAAACGGCAAAATACTGGTGTCTTGGCGAAGGGTTCCTTAAATGGCTGAATACAAGTTGTTTTTTTCTTTCTACGGTGTGTGACAGGATAGTGACGGGTTTCCCTTTCGGGGAAGCAGAGCGTATTGAAAAGGAAATGGGGTATTCCGACCGTTTAATACTTGAGGCCGAACCTTTTTACAGGTGGGTAATCAAAGGGCCCAAGAAGCTCGCCAGAGAAATACCCTTTATTAAGCCCTATCTGAATGTTCTTTATACGGATGACATTTCTTATTATTATGATATAAGAGAGAAAGTTTATAAGGAAACTTTGACTTTTGTCTATCTGTTGAAGACCCTGATTAACGCGAAAAATTTTTCGGAAATATGCAATAACAGGATTTATTCGAAATTTATTAAAAATATGGTTTTTCATGAGATTCTGCCCTCCGTAAAAGAAGTGGGGGAAAAACACATCAAAGATTCCGAAAATATTATCGAGAGGCTGAACAACCCTTATATAGGCGATGGAAAATCATTTGTTCTGATAAACGGGAGCATAAGCCCGGCGCGCGATTTCCTGGAAACAGTAAGGCAGTATATGGCGAATACGGGAAAAGCGCCCGTCCATCTGATTTTCTCTTTTGCTTTGAGGGTATATTTCTGCAGCAAAGACAAATATGTCAAAGACCTGGCGGCAAAAGATGTTTTTGTGAGATTTTTGAATAAAATATGGAAAGTGGCGGGTAAATCCACAAAAGGCATTCAGTTAATGAGCAGAAAGATAATTGATTCCAAATTGGTATGGGAGCACGAGGATACGAAAGACATAAAGGCTATCAGAAGGTTATTACAGCTTTTTATTATTAATCTTACGAGGTTTGGCCCCGGAAAATCCATTGAGAGGATTATATTAAGAAAAAAAGGGAAAGGAATAAAATGACAAAGCCGCACAGCATTTTGAAGGACGGTAAATATTTATTGTTGATTTTTATGGTTTTTGCGTGCCATAAGGATTGCCTTTCAAAGCAGGCATACACCGAAAAGGAAAAAAGGGAAATTATAATTGAATGTTATGAGACAGGCATCAGCGAATATCAATCCGGTAATTACAGCGCGGCGAAATCTGAGTTTGATAAAATATTAAAGTTCGATCCGGATAACAAAAAAGCTCAAAGATACGCGCTTAAGTGCAAGGAGAAACTCAAACCTGAAAACGTTGATGAGCAGGATGAAACGCTAAACTCCGGCGAATCCGGCGAAGTGATTACCGAACCCGATGCCATAGAGGAGATTGCGGAGGGAAAAGCTCCGGAGGATATATCAATTAGTGAAGGGGATGATAGCGCAGCGCCGGGGGAAACTTCCGAAGAAGTCATGCTTTCGGTTCAAACGGCTAAACTTATGGATGAAGGGGTAAACTGTTACAGAAACGGTGAGCATGAGAAAGCGAAAGAGATTTTTGAACAAGTCCTTTCTTCAGACAGTTCGAATAAAAAGGCGAAGAGATACATTAAAAGGTGCGATGACAGGATAGCGAAAAAAGAGAAGGTGAGGGAAAAAGAGCTTGCGCGGGAGGAAAAGGAAAAACAAAAGGGAAAAGCGCTGGAAGAGAAAATTGCGTTAGAGAAGAAAAACAAGCAGTTACCGCCTCCGGTTGCTGTAAAGGAAGAACCCGAAAAAGCGGCTGACTCAACCGCAGTTGTCTCGGATAATGAAGATGCCGGAGCTCTTTATAAAGCAGCTTTGCTTGAATACAGGAAGCAGAATTACAAAAAAGCCGTTGAAATGTTCAGGGCGGTATTGGAAAAAGATCCCGGTAATGAAAAAGCCGGAATGTATATTAAAGCCGCTGAACGCAAGTTATAAAAGTCTTTTCTGCACGGGAGTATCCGCGTAGCAGTAATGCCCGAGCGTCTCATAATTTTCAAGTATAACGGGAGGGCATTTGATTTTCGATTTAAGAACCATCGATTTCAGTTGCAGGATATTGGCAAGGGCTTTTCCCTCATAATGGTTGTTTCCTACCGCGTACCCGCGCGATATATCCGGATGCGATAATCCGTCAGCGAACGGACGCAACTCTGATTCTGAATATAAATAATCGTACCTTTCATCTCTGCCGGATTTTTCGCTGAACCAGTTTTCTTTATTCCTTCCATGCAGCCGAAGGTAAAGGATCATGCTTCCGCCATGGAACCGGGGTTTAATGTTTAATGATTTTTCGGGCTGGTCTATAGTCGCTATGCCTGCGCTGTTTTCACAGAGGAACGATTCCGCGTCCCCGCAGTCCCATGAATTATGCCTTATTTCCATTACAACATCATAATCATGGAAAGTTTTAGTTATTTTTTCGGCTTTAAGCCTGTTTTCTTTTGTGAAGTGGAAAGAATACGGGAATTGCGCGAGCAGGCAGGCGAATTTCCCATTGTTTTTCAGGGCGTCCAAAAATTTTTTCACTGCGGATATGCTGCCTTCAGCGGGAAAATTTATGTTATGGGTGAAATCCTTATGCAGTTTTGCGGAGAACAGAAACCCGCTTTTATCTTTTACGGAGTTACTCCAGTTGTTTGCGTTCATTACGGACGGGTAACTGTAAAAAGAGCTGTTGATTTCAATGAAATCCACGAAATTTGAAAGATATCTTAACCTGTCGAAATTACCGGGTATCTGCGGAGGATAAACCTTTCCTTTCCAATCAGGATATGACCATCCGGCGGTTCCGAAAAACATTTTTTTCATTTGTTTATTATCATATATTAAAAAACAGGATATAAAAAACTATTTTTTCTAAATAGGTTATTATAAAATATCTGCTTAAAATGACATGGTTTAAGAATATCTGTATTTCTTTCATAAAAATACTGATTGCAGTGGCGTTGACACCGCTTGCCTGCGGCCTTTCAGTAGCCTTATATAAGTCTGTATCCACGTATTTCGACGTTTACAGCCTGATGCCGTTCGTTTTCGGGTTTTTTTCATACCTGCTGATATACGCTGTTTTACAACAGCCCATAAGGACTTATGTTTTTACTCATGAATTAGTCCATGTTATATGGGTTTTTCTGTTCGGGGGAAAAGTAAAGGGCTTTAAGCTGCATAAGAACGGCGGAAGCGTAAAAGTCACAAAAAGCAATTTTGTCATAGAATTGGCCCCGTATTTTTTTCCCCTTTATTGTGTGCTTGTCATATTCCTGTATTTGTTTCTGGATATCTTCTTTGAAATGAAACCTTATTGGAAGTTGATGTCTTTTCTTGTGGGTTTCATGTGGGCTTTCCATTTTACTATCACGCTTTATGTC includes these proteins:
- a CDS encoding tetratricopeptide repeat protein — protein: MTKPHSILKDGKYLLLIFMVFACHKDCLSKQAYTEKEKREIIIECYETGISEYQSGNYSAAKSEFDKILKFDPDNKKAQRYALKCKEKLKPENVDEQDETLNSGESGEVITEPDAIEEIAEGKAPEDISISEGDDSAAPGETSEEVMLSVQTAKLMDEGVNCYRNGEHEKAKEIFEQVLSSDSSNKKAKRYIKRCDDRIAKKEKVREKELAREEKEKQKGKALEEKIALEKKNKQLPPPVAVKEEPEKAADSTAVVSDNEDAGALYKAALLEYRKQNYKKAVEMFRAVLEKDPGNEKAGMYIKAAERKL
- a CDS encoding DUF72 domain-containing protein — encoded protein: MKKMFFGTAGWSYPDWKGKVYPPQIPGNFDRLRYLSNFVDFIEINSSFYSYPSVMNANNWSNSVKDKSGFLFSAKLHKDFTHNINFPAEGSISAVKKFLDALKNNGKFACLLAQFPYSFHFTKENRLKAEKITKTFHDYDVVMEIRHNSWDCGDAESFLCENSAGIATIDQPEKSLNIKPRFHGGSMILYLRLHGRNKENWFSEKSGRDERYDYLYSESELRPFADGLSHPDISRGYAVGNNHYEGKALANILQLKSMVLKSKIKCPPVILENYETLGHYCYADTPVQKRLL